A region from the Gossypium hirsutum isolate 1008001.06 chromosome A08, Gossypium_hirsutum_v2.1, whole genome shotgun sequence genome encodes:
- the LOC107914728 gene encoding uncharacterized protein, producing MAPYEELYVRRCRTPSCWTKLGNQRVLGPELVPDTEDKFRLIRDQLKAASDRQKSYADLKHNEIEYSIEDFVFLKVSPWKKFELPPKLEWIHDVFYVSMLRRYHSDPIHVVPVEEIEVRPDLTFEEEPVQILDQDVKVLRRKSIPLVKVLWRNHSFEEATWEPGEVM from the exons atggcgcCTTACGAAGAACTATATGTTCGTAGGTGTCGCACTCCTTcatgttggactaagttgggtaATCAGCGTGTTCTGGGCCCTGAGCTAGTACCTGATACCGAGGATAAGTTCAGATTAATTCGGGATCaactgaaggcagcatcagacagacaaaagtcatatgcggatctgaaacaTAATGAAATTGAGTATTCTATAGAAGATTTTGtctttcttaaggtctcaccttggaagaag TTCGAGCTACCTCCAAAATTAGAgtggattcatgatgtgttctacGTCTCTATGCTGAGACGGTACCACTCTGATCCTATACATGTTGTACCGGTTGAGGAGATTGAAGTTAGACCAgatctgacttttgaggaggaaccAGTTCAAATATTGGACCAAGATGTGAAAGTATTAAGAAGGAAGTctattccactggttaaggttTTGTGGCGTAATCACAGCtttgaggaggccacgtgggaacctgggGAGGTGATGTGA